The Porites lutea chromosome 4, jaPorLute2.1, whole genome shotgun sequence genome contains a region encoding:
- the LOC140935774 gene encoding protein brain tumor-like translates to MASALGTFGSIGTDVGQFQYPHGIAVSSAGEVAVVDTCNHRVQVFSGDGHFQRVFGSQGVDDVGCLNFPDGVTYDKENNIVLADSDNHRISVYSSAGEFMRKIGEHQMKNPWGVCLTHDGNIAVCSGGEKSSEVQVYSTEGALVMKFGDPSTTNRPSYVASSHEKYFVSYSDDQCVRVFDNQGRFLSKIGAAGFGDGQFNRPRGLVVDQHGQLLVCDGWNNRIQVFDLEGKFLTKFGSRGQGQGQLTFPVDLSIAPDGRLFVSELKGHRVQVFQGLEKQS, encoded by the coding sequence ATGGCGTCAGCGTTAGGAACGTTTGGTTCTATTGGAACTGATGTCGGCCAATTTCAGTATCCTCATGGaatagctgtcagcagtgctggTGAAGTTGCTGTTGTAGATACTTGTAATCACCGTGTCCAAGTTTTTAGCGGCGATGGACACTTTCAGAGAGTGTTTGGAAGTCAAGGAGTGGACGACGTGGGTTGTTTGAATTTTCCTGATGGAGTAACCTAcgataaagaaaacaacatcGTGTTGGCCGACTCGGATAATCACAGAATATCGGTTTACTCATCAGCCGGGGAATTTATGCGAAAGATCGGCGAACATCAAATGAAAAATCCTTGGGGCGTTTGTTTGACACACGATGGCAACATAGCGGTGTGCAGTGGCGGTGAGAAGAGCAGTgaagttcaagtttattctaCCGAGGGGGCATTAGTCATGAAATTTGGCGATCCTTCCACGACCAACCGACCTTCGTACGTCGCTAGCAGTCACGAAAAGTACTTTGTGTCGTACAGTGACGATCAGTGCGTGAGAGTGTTCGACAATCAAGGACGCTTTCTATCTAAGATCGGTGCAGCAGGCTTCGGCGACGGGCAGTTTAACAGACCTCGTGGACTAGTAGTTGACCAACATGGACAGTTGCTGGTCTGTGATGGCTGGAATAACCGAATACAAGTTTTTGATTTGGAAGGCAAGTTTCTAACGAAGTTTGGAAGTCGTGGGCAAGGTCAAGGACAATTAACTTTCCCGGTCGACCTCTCAATCGCCCCTGATGGACGTCTTTTCGTGAGCGAACTGAAGGGACATCGTGTTCAGGTTTTTCAAGGATTAGAAAAGCAAAGTTAA